In Malus sylvestris chromosome 16, drMalSylv7.2, whole genome shotgun sequence, the following are encoded in one genomic region:
- the LOC126609156 gene encoding pentatricopeptide repeat-containing protein At5g65560-like, with amino-acid sequence MLANEITPNAYTYTVIIKELASCSLRDPNFPHFVKFAKMYFVEMLDKRLQPTSGTYIALFEKLDEGRDRKEFGELIKAKGFVLPPDDFHTAERDQEIPFITEGLVEAAFRQRKVFESATKDTNDKEMQQTFEKMRTNWIVEEAWRMYHGLLKDNQVDQANEFYKQNKRGIIPDVAIHTVVIEAYANAGKANGALKAYKHMLVNGVDPNLYTYSVLIKALSADSDFVLIARKYFLEMLDKRIIPNSDIYEAMSKGAKAEDMEYMEFAEAVLAKRIKVLKEKDGKEGDPEDLETILLMLEYGIPIKAESYNMIIKMHAFHNLCPSAVQYAKKYFLQMLEKGMQPDSGTYTLVMEAIACQSDSKTKVIEEAIEFMKQIKDKGLVLDNPSYFEFHDHLEDAVDTFRMFEYATRIDDEEMKEIFLKWRIDREAVMKFGFDMLSGLVDDSYGDEAFELFEPVFETGIYPSFVMHTTIIQAYVAAGKIKGAFDAYLHMLAAKITHNLYTYSVLIKALSADPNLFKSAKVNLLDMMKKKMHHNAGTYTAVFEGFTRQRDKGVEKGREFLNQMKGNGFEPDEGAVREVLRGRKGEVVQEVMEILFDKSHLPCVSSLTNRLQNIMQ; translated from the exons ATGTTAGCAAACGAGATAACCCCCAATGCGTACACCTATACCGTGATCATCAAAGAACTTGCTTCTTGCTCCCTTAGGGACCCTAATTTTCCACATTTCGTTAAGTTTGCAAAGATGTACTTTGTGGAAATGTTGGACAAAAGATTGCAGCCAACTTCTGGCACCTACATTGCCTTGTTTGAGAAACTTGATGAGGGCAGAGATAGAAAGGAGTTTGGAGAGCTGATTAAAGCTAAAGGGTTTGTGCTTCCTCCAGATGATTTTCATACAGCTGAGAGGGATCAAGAAATTCCATTTATCACTGAAGGCCTAGTTGAAGCTGCTTTTCGTCAAAGGAAGGTGTTTGAAAGTGCTACCAAAGACACTAATGATAAGGAAATgcaacaaacatttgaaaagaTGCGCACCAATTGGATTGTGGAAGAAGCATGGAGAATGTATCATGGTTTGTTAAAGGACAACCAAGTTGATCAAGCCAATGAATTCTATAAACAGAACAAGAGGGGAATAATTCCCGACGTGGCCATCCATACTGTCGTGATTGAGGCCTACGCCAATGCTGGGAAGGCTAATGGTGCTCTCAAGGCTTACAAGCACATGTTGGTCAATGGGGTCGACCCCAATTTGTACACTTACAGTGTACTGATCAAGGCACTGTCTGCTGACTCGGATTTCGTTCTGATTGCCAGGAAATACTTTCTTGAGATGTTGGACAAGAGAATAATACCTAATAGTGATATCTATGAAGCCATGTCCAAGGGAGCTAAGGCAGAGGACATGGAGTACATGGAGTTTGCTGAGGCTGTGCTAGCTAAGAGGATAAAAGTCTTAAAGGAGAAAGATG GCAAAGAAGGCGACCCAGAAGACTTGGAAACAATCTTGCTCATGTTAGAATATGGGATCCCAATTAAGGCTGAATCGTACAATATGATCATCAAGATGCACGCCTTCCATAATCTTTGCCCCTCTGCTGTTCAGTATGCCAAGAAGTACTTTCTACAAATGCTTGAGAAGGGAATGCAGCCTGATTCCGGTACCTATACCCTCGTGATGGAGGCCATTGCCTGCCAGTCGGACAGCAAGACGAAGGTGATAGAGGAGGCCATAGAGTTTATGAAGCAAATTAAAGATAAGGGTCTTGTGCTTGACAACCCAAGTTATTTTGAGTTCCACGACCATCTTGAAGATGCAGTTGATACATTCAGGATGTTCGAATATGCCACCAGAATCGATGATGAGGAGATGAAAGAAATCTTCTTAAAGTGGCGCATCGATCGAGAGGCAGTCATGAAATTTGGATTTGATATGCTCAGTGGTCTGGTGGATGATAGCTATGGGGATGAGGCATTTGAGCTTTTTGAGCCGGTCTTTGAGACGGGCATATATCCCTCATTTGTCATGCACACAACTATCATCCAGGCCTATGTTGCTGCTGGCAAGATTAAGGGAGCTTTCGATGCCTACCTTCACATGTTAGCGGCTAAGATCACTCATAACTTGTACACTTATAGTGTCCTCATCAAGGCACTCTCTGCTGATCCAAACTTGTTTAAGTCTGCCAAGGTTAACTTGCTGGATatgatgaaaaagaaaatgcatCATAACGCAGGTACCTACACAGCAGTGTTTGAGGGCTTTACTCGGCAGAGGGACAAGGGAGTGGAGAAGGGAAGGGAGTTTTTGAATCAGATGAAGGGCAATGGATTTGAGCCTGACGAGGGCGCTGTGAGGGAGGTGCTAAGAGGAAGAAAAGGTGAAGTGGTCCAAGAGGTCATGGAAATTCTGTTTGACAAATCTCACCTGCCTTGTGTTTCTTCCTTGACAAACAGGCTTCAGAACATCATGCAGTGA